A genome region from Corynebacterium uberis includes the following:
- the gltX gene encoding glutamate--tRNA ligase translates to MSEVRVRFCPSPTGTPHVGMVRTALFNWAYARHTGGKLVFRIEDTDAARDSEESYAAIVDSLRWLGLDWDEGVEKGGPHEPYRQSQRKDIYAEVLRKLIDAGEVYPAYSTAEEVKERHIAAGRDPQLGYDNFDRNLTDEQVAEFEAQGRKPVWRLRMPDHDWAWHDLVRGDMEFKAATQPDYVVARSNGEPLYTLVNPVDDALMGITHVLRGEDLLSSTPRQLALYEALQRIGVAQATPQFAHLPFVLGEGNKKLSKRDPESNLFNHRDAGIIPEGMLNYLALLGWSLSADKDIFGTEELVANFDVADVLGNPARFDQKKLEAINADHIRLLEPADFAARLRAYLTEYTDFPADYPEDKFAFAADLVQTRIKTLSDAYGLLRFLSTPDAELELDPKSARKNLKEDAAEVLAAAIEELERIDAPAFRTQAIEDALSGRLIDAMGLKPRKAYGALRVAVTGAAVSPPLFESMELLGKDSTLARLKAAAAVTPYTQE, encoded by the coding sequence ATGAGCGAAGTTCGCGTGAGATTCTGTCCGTCACCCACCGGAACCCCGCACGTTGGCATGGTGCGCACGGCGTTGTTCAACTGGGCGTACGCCCGTCACACCGGCGGCAAGCTGGTTTTCCGTATTGAGGACACGGATGCGGCACGGGATTCTGAGGAATCCTATGCGGCGATCGTGGACTCGCTGCGCTGGCTAGGCCTGGACTGGGACGAGGGCGTAGAAAAGGGCGGCCCGCACGAGCCCTACCGCCAGTCCCAGCGCAAGGACATCTACGCCGAGGTGCTGCGCAAGCTTATCGACGCCGGCGAAGTCTACCCGGCCTACTCCACCGCCGAGGAGGTCAAGGAGCGCCACATCGCCGCAGGCCGGGACCCGCAGCTCGGCTACGACAACTTTGACCGGAACTTAACCGACGAGCAGGTCGCCGAGTTTGAGGCCCAGGGCCGCAAGCCAGTGTGGCGACTGCGCATGCCGGACCACGACTGGGCCTGGCACGACCTGGTACGCGGCGACATGGAATTCAAGGCCGCCACCCAGCCGGACTACGTGGTCGCCCGCTCCAACGGCGAGCCGCTGTACACCCTGGTCAACCCCGTCGATGACGCCCTGATGGGCATCACCCACGTCCTGCGCGGCGAGGACCTGCTGTCCTCCACCCCGCGCCAGCTGGCCCTCTACGAGGCCCTGCAGCGCATCGGCGTGGCCCAGGCGACCCCGCAGTTCGCCCACCTGCCCTTCGTGCTCGGCGAGGGCAACAAGAAGCTGTCCAAGCGCGACCCGGAATCCAACCTGTTCAACCACCGCGACGCCGGCATCATCCCCGAGGGCATGCTCAACTACCTGGCGTTGTTGGGCTGGTCCCTGTCCGCGGACAAGGACATCTTTGGCACCGAGGAGCTGGTGGCCAACTTCGACGTGGCAGACGTGCTGGGCAACCCCGCGCGCTTTGACCAGAAGAAGCTAGAGGCCATCAACGCCGACCACATCCGGCTGCTCGAGCCGGCCGATTTTGCCGCCCGGCTGCGCGCTTACTTGACCGAATACACCGACTTCCCGGCCGACTACCCGGAAGACAAGTTCGCCTTCGCCGCGGACCTGGTGCAGACGCGCATCAAGACCCTGTCTGATGCCTACGGCCTGCTGCGCTTCCTGTCCACCCCGGACGCGGAGCTGGAGCTGGATCCGAAGTCCGCCCGCAAGAACCTCAAGGAAGACGCCGCGGAGGTGCTGGCCGCCGCCATCGAGGAGCTGGAGCGTATCGACGCCCCCGCCTTCCGCACGCAGGCCATCGAGGACGCCCTGTCCGGCAGGCTTATCGACGCCATGGGGCTCAAGCCGCGCAAAGCCTACGGCGCCCTGCGCGTCGCCGTCACCGGCGCTGCGGTCTCCCCGCCGCTGTTCGAGTCCATGGAGCTGCTGGGCAAGGACTCCACCCTGGCGCGCCTCAAGGCCGCAGCGGCAGTGACGCCGTACACGCAGGAGTAG
- a CDS encoding restriction endonuclease codes for MIPTLRVLSDGVVRHWREFQPLVADLIGLSDEQKTEMLDSGGNLRYKDRIGWGVSLLTNVGALSRPERAHYQITDAGRQLIEQFPQGITAREIAALGEDPHSPIRVYRSSKQRAKTVATPTSVPDDVMTPTEQVQAGIERIEEEVSAELLHRLQGKEPAFFEQAVVDLLLAMGYGGTTGAGTVTQLSNDGGIDGVIDQDVLGLSRVYIQAKRYADGNTVGRPDVQAFVGALSGKADGGVFITTSSFSDGARAYADKVPMRIILIDGKRLASLMIRYGVGVQVKETYKVVEIDEDFFA; via the coding sequence ATGATTCCCACTCTTCGCGTCTTGAGTGATGGAGTAGTACGTCATTGGCGCGAGTTTCAGCCGCTGGTCGCGGACCTTATTGGCCTGAGCGATGAGCAAAAGACCGAAATGCTGGATTCCGGTGGCAACCTCAGGTACAAGGACCGCATCGGTTGGGGAGTCTCACTGTTGACCAACGTGGGTGCCTTGTCCCGGCCAGAGCGAGCGCATTATCAGATCACTGATGCCGGACGGCAGCTGATTGAGCAGTTCCCACAGGGCATCACCGCACGAGAGATCGCTGCGTTGGGTGAAGATCCACATTCTCCCATCCGGGTATATCGATCAAGCAAGCAACGCGCAAAGACCGTGGCTACCCCAACCAGCGTTCCTGATGACGTGATGACCCCCACAGAGCAGGTGCAGGCTGGAATTGAGCGCATCGAGGAGGAGGTGTCTGCCGAATTGCTCCACCGCCTTCAAGGCAAGGAGCCGGCCTTCTTTGAACAGGCCGTGGTCGACCTACTGCTTGCCATGGGATATGGCGGAACAACCGGCGCCGGGACGGTGACCCAGCTGTCCAACGACGGCGGCATCGACGGGGTGATCGACCAAGACGTCCTGGGGCTCAGCCGCGTGTACATCCAAGCCAAGCGCTACGCGGACGGCAACACCGTGGGCCGGCCCGATGTCCAGGCCTTTGTTGGCGCGCTCAGCGGCAAGGCAGATGGCGGCGTGTTCATCACCACCAGCAGCTTTTCTGATGGTGCACGCGCATACGCAGACAAGGTACCTATGCGCATCATCCTCATCGATGGCAAGCGCCTGGCTAGCCTGATGATCCGCTACGGCGTGGGCGTTCAGGTCAAGGAAACCTACAAGGTTGTGGAGATCGACGAGGATTTCTTCGCCTAA
- a CDS encoding NAD(P)-dependent malic enzyme, with amino-acid sequence MDIGEYSLQLHKKFGGKITTVLRDPGPLDAEHLSAYYSPGVAAASTAIHRDPALLRDYTWVRNLVAVVTDGTAVLGLGDVGPRAAMPVMEGKAMLFKHFAGIDCVPITLDVHSADEIVAAVKAIAPSFGAINLEDIAAPTCFEVEHRLRRDLNIPVFHDDQHGTAVVCLAGLINATAVTGRKLSECRVVLLGAGAAGVSIADLIHAYAQPEIIACDSKGVISPARMVLTEEKARLATYHHSDATTMREALRGADIVIGISHAGLLTREDIATMAPQAIVFALANPDPEIMPEEALVGGAAIVATGRSDYPNQVNNAVAFPGIFRGALDNGITNITDDHLIAAAEALAAAVAHPTPQAIIPSVFDKHVVPAVAAAIR; translated from the coding sequence ATGGACATCGGCGAATATTCTTTGCAGCTACACAAAAAATTCGGCGGTAAAATTACCACGGTGCTGCGCGACCCCGGCCCCCTCGACGCGGAGCATTTAAGCGCCTACTACTCCCCCGGCGTCGCCGCGGCGAGCACCGCCATCCACCGCGACCCGGCGCTCTTGCGCGACTACACGTGGGTGCGCAACCTGGTTGCCGTGGTCACTGACGGCACCGCAGTGCTGGGGCTGGGCGACGTCGGCCCCCGCGCCGCCATGCCCGTGATGGAGGGCAAGGCCATGCTGTTTAAGCACTTTGCCGGCATCGACTGCGTGCCCATTACTCTGGATGTCCACTCCGCCGATGAGATCGTTGCGGCCGTAAAGGCCATCGCACCGAGCTTTGGCGCCATCAACCTGGAAGACATCGCCGCGCCCACCTGCTTTGAAGTGGAACACCGACTGCGCCGGGACCTGAACATCCCCGTCTTCCACGATGACCAGCACGGCACCGCAGTCGTCTGCCTGGCCGGGCTGATCAATGCCACCGCGGTAACCGGCAGGAAGCTCTCCGAGTGCCGCGTGGTGCTCCTCGGCGCGGGCGCGGCAGGCGTGTCCATTGCGGACCTCATCCACGCCTACGCGCAGCCGGAGATCATCGCCTGCGATTCCAAGGGGGTCATCTCCCCGGCCCGCATGGTGCTCACGGAGGAAAAGGCCCGCCTGGCCACCTACCACCACAGTGACGCCACCACCATGCGCGAGGCCCTGCGCGGCGCGGACATTGTCATCGGCATCTCGCACGCGGGGCTACTCACCCGCGAAGATATTGCCACCATGGCCCCCCAGGCCATCGTCTTCGCCCTGGCCAACCCGGACCCGGAGATCATGCCAGAAGAGGCCCTGGTGGGTGGAGCAGCCATTGTGGCCACAGGGCGTAGCGATTACCCCAACCAGGTCAACAACGCCGTCGCCTTCCCGGGCATCTTCCGCGGGGCACTGGACAATGGGATTACAAACATTACCGACGACCACCTCATCGCCGCCGCCGAAGCCCTCGCCGCAGCAGTCGCCCACCCCACCCCGCAGGCGATCATCCCGTCTGTCTTTGACAAGCACGTGGTGCCCGCGGTGGCGGCGGCCATCAGATAA
- a CDS encoding alpha/beta hydrolase family esterase yields the protein MTGVNIVASGARATIATSGDPISDKAAALPRRLMAMLGAFVLALGLFGALPGVPNRTAAGAQEQLAPAPVPAPAPPAESSSLPAGPGQVMEQHLDLPHGLVRSYLLSVTHTYDPARPVPLLIAMGGWGDTAGFFRSYAGLGRTAAADEAIVVYPQGVANAWEGAPYARTAPGEDVDFIRRIVAEVQAHYSIDPARIYALGMSNGGGMAATLACHAPDLVTAVAVVSGAYYAPVNQDCAPQPVGFLDIHGDADPVVPAAGGMRHGASLLPIDAVVASYAARSGCAGTREQAPGHEVFDGCSRMVERARVAGGGHQWYTSPDVADWAWTFLRGQSRPAGDQ from the coding sequence GTGACTGGTGTGAATATTGTGGCTAGCGGTGCTCGTGCGACTATTGCCACTTCCGGCGATCCCATTTCCGATAAGGCGGCAGCCCTGCCTCGCCGCCTGATGGCCATGCTGGGAGCTTTCGTCCTGGCGCTGGGCCTGTTCGGCGCACTGCCCGGCGTGCCTAACCGAACCGCCGCGGGCGCGCAGGAGCAGCTGGCTCCGGCACCAGTCCCGGCACCTGCCCCGCCAGCCGAGTCCAGCTCGTTGCCTGCAGGCCCCGGGCAGGTGATGGAACAACACCTGGATCTGCCGCATGGCCTGGTGCGCAGCTACCTGCTCAGCGTCACGCACACCTATGATCCTGCCCGGCCGGTGCCGCTGCTCATCGCCATGGGCGGCTGGGGTGATACGGCTGGCTTCTTCCGCTCCTACGCGGGCCTGGGCCGCACTGCCGCGGCGGATGAGGCGATTGTGGTCTACCCGCAGGGGGTGGCCAACGCGTGGGAGGGCGCGCCTTATGCGCGCACGGCGCCGGGGGAGGATGTGGATTTTATTCGGCGCATCGTCGCCGAGGTGCAGGCCCATTACTCCATTGATCCGGCGCGCATCTACGCGCTGGGCATGTCTAATGGTGGGGGGATGGCTGCCACGCTGGCCTGCCACGCGCCGGACCTGGTTACGGCGGTGGCGGTGGTCTCTGGGGCCTACTACGCGCCGGTCAATCAGGATTGCGCCCCGCAGCCGGTGGGCTTCCTGGACATTCATGGGGATGCTGATCCGGTGGTCCCGGCTGCCGGCGGGATGCGCCACGGCGCGTCGCTGCTGCCTATCGACGCCGTCGTGGCCAGCTATGCGGCCCGCTCCGGGTGTGCCGGTACCCGCGAGCAGGCCCCGGGCCACGAGGTATTTGACGGCTGTAGCCGGATGGTAGAGCGCGCCCGCGTCGCCGGTGGTGGGCACCAATGGTATACCTCGCCGGATGTGGCGGACTGGGCGTGGACCTTCTTACGCGGGCAGTCCCGTCCGGCGGGGGACCAGTAG
- a CDS encoding IclR family transcriptional regulator translates to MRHSNVSGIKVLDRAVAIMTAIAQKPRNLAELCADTELPRATAHRLATALEVHRLLARTSDGRWAIGPTMAAFGAGAKNQLIDAATPIMSDLMEATTNSVQLYQLTGAFRTCVAAQEPASGLRNTVPVGSRMPLTAGSAARVFLAYGPPELAQNTLPDAAFDAAELDLVRQRGWAESVEEREVGLASLSTPVFDSEGTFLAALSISGVAERLKPSPGARWAPQLLDAAARLSAAL, encoded by the coding sequence GTGAGACATTCTAACGTATCGGGCATCAAAGTGCTGGATCGCGCCGTGGCCATCATGACGGCGATCGCACAAAAGCCCCGCAACCTCGCCGAATTATGCGCGGACACTGAGCTTCCCCGAGCCACCGCGCACCGCCTGGCCACCGCCCTGGAGGTCCACCGACTGCTGGCACGCACCTCCGACGGGCGCTGGGCCATCGGCCCGACCATGGCCGCCTTCGGCGCGGGCGCAAAGAATCAGCTTATCGACGCCGCCACCCCCATCATGAGCGATCTCATGGAGGCCACCACCAACTCCGTGCAGCTCTACCAGCTCACCGGCGCCTTCCGCACGTGCGTCGCCGCCCAAGAGCCCGCCTCCGGGCTGCGCAACACCGTCCCGGTGGGCTCACGCATGCCGCTAACCGCCGGATCCGCCGCCCGCGTCTTCCTGGCCTACGGACCCCCCGAGCTCGCCCAGAACACGCTTCCCGACGCCGCCTTCGACGCCGCGGAGCTGGACCTGGTACGCCAGCGCGGCTGGGCCGAATCCGTCGAGGAGCGCGAGGTGGGCCTGGCCAGCCTGTCTACCCCCGTCTTCGATTCGGAGGGCACCTTCTTAGCCGCGCTGTCTATCTCCGGGGTGGCCGAGCGCCTCAAGCCCAGCCCCGGCGCCCGCTGGGCACCACAGCTTCTCGACGCCGCCGCCCGCCTCTCCGCGGCCCTCTAA
- the leuC gene encoding 3-isopropylmalate dehydratase large subunit, whose product MAAEQSRKLTLAEKVWRDHVVSPGENGEPDLIYIDLQLLHEVTSPQAFDGLRLAGRPLRHPELHLATEDHNVPTTGVAGGNLLDIADLTSRTQVATLRKNCEEFGVRLHSMGDIRQGIVHTVGPQLGATQPGMTIVCGDSHTSTHGAFGSIAMGIGTSEVEHVMATQTLSLKPFKTMAIEVSGTLQPGVTAKDLILAIIAKIGTGGGQGHIIEYRGEAIRKLSMEARMTICNMSIEAGARAGMIAPDQTTFDYVKGREMAPKGADWDAAVEYWKTLPTDEGAEFDTVVHIDGDALTPFVTWGTNPGQGLPLSATVPAPEDFHDDTSRAAAEKALKYMDLTPGTPLRDIAIDTVFLGSCTNARIEDLRTAADILRGRRIHSGVRMMVVPSSTMVRNQAEEEGLDRIFTDAGAEWRTAGCSMCLGMNPDQLAPGERSASTSNRNFEGRQGPGGRTHLVSPAVAAATALTGHLASPADLESTAAPAAGSAAAPAAQSN is encoded by the coding sequence ATGGCTGCAGAACAATCCCGCAAGCTCACGCTGGCCGAAAAGGTCTGGCGTGATCACGTGGTGAGCCCAGGTGAAAATGGGGAACCCGACCTCATCTACATCGATCTCCAGCTCCTCCACGAGGTTACCTCCCCTCAGGCCTTCGATGGCCTGCGCCTGGCCGGGCGCCCCCTGCGCCACCCCGAACTGCACCTGGCCACCGAGGACCACAACGTGCCCACCACCGGGGTCGCCGGCGGCAACCTGTTAGACATCGCCGACTTAACCTCGCGCACCCAGGTAGCCACCCTGCGCAAAAACTGCGAAGAATTCGGCGTGCGCCTGCACTCCATGGGAGACATCCGCCAGGGCATCGTCCACACCGTCGGGCCCCAGCTGGGCGCCACCCAGCCGGGCATGACCATCGTCTGCGGCGACTCCCACACCTCCACCCACGGGGCATTCGGATCCATCGCCATGGGCATTGGCACCTCCGAGGTCGAGCACGTCATGGCCACCCAGACGCTGTCGCTGAAACCCTTCAAGACCATGGCCATCGAAGTCTCCGGCACGCTGCAACCCGGCGTCACCGCCAAGGACCTCATCTTGGCGATCATCGCCAAGATTGGCACCGGCGGCGGGCAGGGCCACATCATCGAATACCGCGGCGAGGCCATCCGCAAGCTGTCCATGGAAGCCCGGATGACCATCTGCAACATGTCCATCGAAGCAGGCGCCCGCGCCGGCATGATCGCCCCGGACCAAACCACCTTCGACTACGTCAAGGGCCGCGAAATGGCACCCAAGGGCGCGGACTGGGACGCAGCCGTAGAGTACTGGAAGACCCTGCCCACCGACGAAGGCGCAGAGTTTGACACCGTCGTGCACATCGACGGCGACGCCCTGACCCCCTTTGTCACCTGGGGCACCAACCCCGGACAAGGCCTGCCCCTGTCCGCCACCGTGCCCGCCCCCGAAGACTTCCACGATGACACCTCCCGGGCCGCCGCCGAAAAGGCCCTGAAGTACATGGATCTCACCCCCGGCACCCCGCTGCGGGACATCGCCATCGACACCGTCTTCTTAGGCTCCTGCACCAACGCTCGCATTGAAGACCTGCGCACCGCCGCCGACATCCTGCGCGGCCGACGCATCCACTCCGGAGTGCGCATGATGGTCGTGCCCTCATCAACCATGGTGCGCAACCAAGCTGAAGAAGAAGGCTTAGACCGCATCTTCACCGATGCCGGCGCCGAATGGCGCACCGCCGGCTGCTCCATGTGCCTGGGCATGAACCCCGACCAACTCGCCCCCGGCGAGCGCTCCGCATCCACCTCCAACCGCAACTTCGAAGGCCGCCAAGGACCCGGCGGGCGCACCCACCTGGTCTCCCCGGCAGTCGCCGCCGCCACCGCCTTAACCGGGCACCTGGCCAGCCCCGCGGACCTGGAGTCCACCGCCGCACCCGCCGCCGGATCTGCCGCCGCACCCGCCGCCCAGAGCAACTAG
- the leuD gene encoding 3-isopropylmalate dehydratase small subunit: MEKFTTHTGVGVPLMRSNVDTDQIIPAVYLKRVTRTGFDDGLFANWRANDPDFVLNQDTYKNGSILVAGPDFGTGSSREHAVWALMDYGFKVVLSARYADIFRGNAGKAGLLAGLMDQGDIELLWKQMEQEPGLELTVNLEERTVTAGSNVYSFDVDEYTRWRLMEGLDDIGLTLRKEEEIEAFEARRPAFKPLVAATAPGSDADPQAAAPAPTSPEAD, from the coding sequence ATGGAGAAATTCACCACCCACACCGGCGTCGGAGTGCCCCTGATGCGCTCCAACGTCGACACAGACCAGATCATCCCCGCCGTCTACCTCAAGCGCGTCACGCGCACCGGCTTTGATGATGGCCTGTTTGCCAACTGGCGTGCCAACGACCCCGACTTTGTGCTCAACCAGGACACCTACAAGAACGGATCCATCCTGGTAGCAGGGCCGGACTTTGGCACCGGATCCTCCCGCGAACACGCCGTCTGGGCGCTGATGGACTACGGCTTCAAAGTAGTCTTATCCGCCCGCTATGCGGACATCTTCCGCGGCAACGCCGGCAAGGCCGGGCTGCTCGCCGGGCTGATGGACCAAGGCGACATCGAACTGCTGTGGAAGCAGATGGAGCAAGAACCCGGCTTGGAGCTGACCGTCAACCTTGAAGAGCGCACCGTCACCGCCGGCAGCAACGTCTACTCCTTCGACGTGGACGAATACACCCGCTGGCGGCTCATGGAAGGCCTCGACGACATCGGCTTGACCCTGCGCAAGGAAGAAGAAATCGAGGCCTTCGAGGCCCGGCGCCCGGCGTTCAAACCGCTCGTTGCGGCCACCGCCCCCGGAAGCGACGCCGACCCGCAGGCCGCGGCCCCGGCGCCTACTTCACCGGAAGCGGACTAG
- a CDS encoding NUDIX hydrolase — MASAHSFHRHDAIPKDPAGQYTRATLAAGAVLWRTGTGKHPEVEVALIHRPRYDDWSLAKGKVDPGESLPTTAHREIAEETGLDVCLGPLLGVVTYPVGNRTKVVYYWSAQVTGGEFVPNDEADQLRWVSPDKARDLLSYDVDRDVLAAADFTAHDTTLVLVRHARAHQRRNWGGDDDRRPLDKKGRRQAELLVPQLLAYGPTALYSARPERCQATAAPLADELANQVVVDPLLGDYGWGTDQKASRKVYERLARSGAHPVVFAQGEVIPGVLAHLGVAPKRIEARKASCWVLGLRAGKLLWANYLASPLPVK, encoded by the coding sequence ATGGCTTCAGCCCACTCCTTCCACCGCCACGACGCCATCCCCAAGGACCCGGCAGGCCAGTACACGCGCGCAACCCTGGCGGCCGGCGCCGTGTTGTGGCGAACCGGCACCGGCAAGCACCCCGAGGTGGAGGTCGCGCTCATCCACCGGCCCCGCTACGACGACTGGTCCTTGGCCAAGGGCAAAGTCGACCCGGGCGAATCCCTGCCCACCACCGCGCACCGCGAAATCGCCGAAGAAACCGGCCTGGACGTCTGCTTAGGGCCCCTGCTGGGCGTGGTCACCTACCCGGTGGGCAACCGCACCAAGGTGGTCTACTACTGGTCCGCGCAGGTCACCGGCGGCGAGTTTGTGCCCAATGATGAGGCCGATCAGCTGCGCTGGGTCAGCCCCGACAAGGCCCGCGATCTGCTCAGCTATGACGTGGACCGGGACGTGTTGGCCGCCGCGGATTTCACCGCCCACGACACCACCCTGGTGCTGGTGCGCCACGCCCGCGCACACCAGCGGCGCAACTGGGGTGGCGACGATGACCGCCGCCCCCTGGACAAGAAGGGCCGCCGCCAGGCCGAGCTGCTGGTCCCCCAGCTGCTGGCCTATGGGCCAACCGCCCTGTACAGCGCCCGGCCCGAACGGTGCCAGGCGACCGCCGCGCCCCTGGCCGATGAGCTGGCCAACCAGGTTGTGGTGGACCCGCTGCTCGGCGACTACGGCTGGGGCACCGACCAGAAGGCGTCGCGCAAGGTCTACGAGCGCCTGGCGCGCAGCGGGGCCCACCCGGTGGTCTTCGCCCAGGGCGAGGTCATCCCCGGCGTGCTGGCACACCTGGGGGTGGCGCCCAAGCGCATCGAGGCGCGCAAGGCCAGCTGTTGGGTGCTGGGCCTGCGCGCCGGGAAACTGCTGTGGGCGAACTACCTGGCTAGTCCGCTTCCGGTGAAGTAG
- a CDS encoding NAD(P)H-dependent glycerol-3-phosphate dehydrogenase, translated as MAILGAGSWGTTLAKVFADAGNEVRLWVRREGLAARMEATRCNEDYLPGIILPDKVGITTDVEQACARADALVLAVPSQTLRANLKAWREFFPAQATVVSVAKGVEAGTGKLMTQVIEEAAGIDPARIAVITGPNLAKEIALEQPAATVVACTDAARAQRLQQALATDYLRPYTNTDVIGCELGGSCKNVIALACGIAAGRGLGENSAATVITRGLAEITRLGQALGADPRTFSGLAGLGDLVATCSLPLSRNRTFGQCLGAGGTLDSAMQATHGQVAEGVTSSKSVFELARAHGVDMPMTQAVYAVCHEGMTVEDMIVALMGRSKKAE; from the coding sequence GTGGCCATTCTGGGCGCCGGGTCGTGGGGCACAACGTTGGCCAAGGTTTTTGCGGACGCTGGCAATGAGGTGCGCCTGTGGGTGCGCCGGGAGGGCCTGGCGGCACGCATGGAGGCGACCCGCTGCAATGAGGACTACCTTCCGGGCATCATCCTGCCGGACAAGGTGGGCATTACCACCGACGTGGAGCAGGCCTGTGCGCGTGCCGACGCCCTCGTGCTCGCCGTCCCCAGCCAAACCCTGCGCGCCAACCTGAAGGCCTGGCGGGAATTCTTCCCCGCGCAGGCCACGGTGGTCAGCGTGGCCAAGGGCGTGGAGGCCGGCACCGGCAAGCTGATGACCCAGGTCATCGAAGAAGCCGCCGGGATCGACCCGGCGCGCATCGCCGTGATCACCGGACCCAACCTGGCCAAGGAGATCGCCCTGGAACAACCCGCCGCCACGGTCGTGGCGTGCACCGACGCCGCCCGCGCCCAACGCCTCCAGCAGGCCCTGGCCACCGACTATCTGCGTCCCTATACCAACACCGATGTTATCGGCTGCGAGCTCGGCGGCTCGTGCAAGAACGTCATCGCCCTCGCATGCGGCATCGCCGCCGGCCGGGGCCTGGGGGAAAACTCCGCAGCCACGGTGATCACCCGCGGGCTGGCAGAGATCACCCGGCTGGGCCAGGCGCTCGGGGCGGATCCGCGAACATTTTCCGGGCTTGCCGGGCTGGGCGACCTGGTGGCCACGTGTTCGTTACCGCTGTCACGCAACCGGACCTTTGGCCAGTGCCTCGGCGCCGGCGGCACCCTGGACAGCGCTATGCAGGCCACTCACGGACAGGTCGCCGAGGGTGTGACATCATCAAAGTCGGTATTCGAGCTTGCCCGCGCCCACGGGGTGGATATGCCCATGACGCAGGCCGTCTACGCCGTGTGCCACGAAGGAATGACCGTTGAGGACATGATCGTCGCACTGATGGGGCGATCGAAGAAAGCTGAGTAG
- a CDS encoding D-alanine--D-alanine ligase family protein, which yields MPQDRIRVAVIYGGMSTEHSISCISAAAVMGHLDREVYDVIPVGITASGTWTVGVDDPTAGCAPGTLPQVPDDGQEITLSPAPARRGQLCHADGTVWQQVDVIFPVLHGPFGEDGTIQGLFELSGVPYVGNGVLASACSMDKEYTKKISAAAGLPVTPEVVVRDRGQLSDKDQQRLGLPVFVKPARGGSSIGVSKVTDWSAVPAAIDAALAVDSKAIVEAEVVGKEVEVGVLEYPDGRVVASAPALLQGTGDSPEGFYGFDTKYLDNVVSAQIPADLPDETIRQLQEMAVRTFHALDCRGLARVDFFVTDSGPVLNEINTMPGFTAVSMYPQVFAAGGVDYAQLLDIMVRTALNAPRR from the coding sequence ATGCCCCAAGACAGAATCCGCGTCGCCGTCATCTACGGCGGAATGAGCACGGAACACTCCATCTCCTGCATCTCCGCCGCCGCGGTGATGGGCCACCTCGACCGCGAAGTCTATGACGTCATCCCCGTCGGCATCACTGCCTCCGGGACGTGGACCGTCGGCGTGGATGACCCCACCGCGGGCTGCGCGCCGGGCACCCTGCCGCAGGTCCCGGACGACGGCCAGGAGATCACCCTCAGCCCCGCCCCTGCGCGGCGCGGCCAGCTCTGCCACGCCGATGGCACGGTGTGGCAGCAGGTTGACGTCATCTTCCCCGTGTTGCACGGCCCCTTCGGTGAGGACGGCACCATCCAGGGTCTCTTTGAGCTCTCCGGTGTGCCCTATGTGGGCAACGGGGTGCTGGCGTCTGCCTGCTCGATGGACAAGGAATACACCAAGAAGATCAGCGCCGCCGCGGGCCTGCCGGTCACCCCTGAGGTGGTGGTCCGAGACCGCGGGCAGCTCAGTGACAAGGACCAGCAGCGCCTGGGCCTGCCGGTCTTTGTCAAGCCTGCTCGCGGTGGGTCGTCCATCGGGGTATCCAAGGTCACGGATTGGTCCGCGGTCCCCGCCGCCATCGATGCTGCCCTGGCGGTGGACTCCAAGGCCATCGTCGAGGCCGAGGTGGTGGGCAAGGAGGTCGAGGTAGGGGTGTTGGAATACCCCGACGGCCGGGTGGTAGCCTCCGCGCCCGCCTTGCTGCAGGGCACCGGGGACTCCCCGGAGGGCTTTTACGGCTTTGACACCAAGTACCTGGACAATGTGGTCTCCGCGCAGATTCCGGCAGATCTGCCGGATGAGACCATCCGCCAACTCCAGGAGATGGCGGTGCGCACCTTCCACGCCCTGGACTGCCGCGGCCTGGCGCGCGTGGACTTCTTTGTCACCGACTCGGGCCCAGTGCTCAATGAGATCAACACTATGCCCGGATTCACCGCGGTGTCCATGTACCCGCAGGTGTTTGCGGCCGGCGGCGTGGACTACGCCCAGCTGTTGGACATCATGGTGCGCACGGCCCTTAACGCGCCGCGCCGGTAG